A genomic segment from Diceros bicornis minor isolate mBicDic1 chromosome 5, mDicBic1.mat.cur, whole genome shotgun sequence encodes:
- the RMDN3 gene encoding regulator of microtubule dynamics protein 3 isoform X1: MSSLGALGGARAGLGLLLGTAAGLGFLCALYSRGWKRNQRHGQTQTQTQSLPNSLDHTQTSEPGRQVRLLRAVPGEAGDAAVLPSLPREGQEEVLDRLDFVLTSLVALRREVEELRSSLQGLAGQIVGEVRSHMEETQRVARRRRFPFARERSDSTGSSSVYFTATSGVTFTDAESEGGYTTANAESDYERDSDRDSDDGEDEVSCETVKMGRKDSLDLEVALGPDTGALEAGGSPGLEDVLPVLQQADELHQGGEQGRREGFQLLLNNKLAYGSRQDFLWRLARAYSDMCELTEEVSEKKSYALNGKEEAEAALEKGDENADCHLWYAVLCGQLAEHEGIQRRIQSGFSFKEHVDKAIALQPENPMAHFLLGRWCYQVSHLGWLEKKTATALFESPLSATVQDALQSFLKAEELQPGFSKAGRVYISKCYRELGKNSEARQWMKLALELPDVTNEDSAFQKDLEELEVILGE; this comes from the exons ATGTCTAGTCTGGGGGCCTTGGGCGGCGCCCGCGCCGGGCTGGGACTGTTGCTGGGCACCGCCGCGGGCCTTGGATTCCTCTGTGCCCTTTACAGCCGGGGGTGGAAACGGAACCAGCGCCATGGCCAGACCCAGACTCAGACCCAGAGCCTGCCCAACTCCCTGGACCACACGCAGACTTCTGAACCCGGACGCCAGG TGAGGCTGCTGCGGGCAGTCCCAGGTGAGGCTGGAGATGCTGCGGTGCTGCCCAGCCTTCCACGAGAAGGGCAGGAGGAGGTGCTGGATCGCCTGGACTTTGTGCTGACCAGTCTGGTGGCGCTGCGGCGGGAAGTGGAGGAGCTGAGGAGCAGCCTGCAGGGGCTTGCTGGGCAGATTGTTGGGGAGGTCCG ATCTCACATGGAAGAGACCCAGAGAGTGGCTCGGCGGCGAAGGTTCCCATTTGCCCGGGAGAGGAGTGACTCTACTGGCTCCAGTTCCGTCTACTTCACGGCCACCTCGGGAGTCACATTCACAGATGCTGAGAGTGAAGGGGG TTACACAACAGCCAACGCTGAGTCTGACTACGAGCGGGACTCTGACAGGGACAGTGATGACGGGGAAGATGAAGTAAGCTGTGAGACCGTGAAGATGGGAAGAAAGGATTCTCTGGACCTGGAGGTGGCTTTGGGTCCAGACACGGGAgccctggaggctggaggctCCCCTGGCCTGGAGGATGTTCTGCCCGTCCTGCAGCAGGCGGATGAGCTGCACCAGGGCGGTGAGCAGGGCAGGCGGGAGGGCTTCCAGCTGCTGCTCAACAACAAGCTGGCG TATGGAAGCCGGCAGGACTTTCTCTGGCGCCTGGCCCGGGCCTACAGTGACATGTGCGAGCTCACTGAGGAGGTGAGCGAGAAGAAGTCATATGCCCTAAATG GAAAAGAAGAAGCGGAGGCCGCTCTGGAGAAGGGAGATGAGAATGCTGACTGTCACctgtg GTATGCGGTGCTTTGTGGTCAGCTGGCTGAGCATGAGGGCATCCAGAGGCGCATCCAGAGTGGCTTTAGCTTCAAG GAGCATGTGGACAAAGCCATTGCTCTCCAGCCAGAAAACCCCATGGCTCACTTTCTCCTTGGCAGGTGGTGCTACCAG GTCTCTCACCTGGGCTGGCTAGAAAAAAAAACTGCTACAGCCTTGTTTGAAAGCCCTCTCAGTGCCACTGTGCAGGATGCCCTCCAGAGCTTCCTAAAG GCTGAAGAACTACAGCCAGGATTTTCCAAAGCAGGAAGGGTATATATTTCCAAG TGCTACAGAGAACTAGGAAAGAACTCTGAAGCTAGACAGTGGATGAAGCTGGCCCTGGAGCTGCCAGATGTCACTAATGAG GATTCAGCTTTCCAGAAGGACCTAGAAGAATTGGAAGTAATTTTAGGAGAATAA
- the RMDN3 gene encoding regulator of microtubule dynamics protein 3 isoform X2, giving the protein MEETQRVARRRRFPFARERSDSTGSSSVYFTATSGVTFTDAESEGGYTTANAESDYERDSDRDSDDGEDEVSCETVKMGRKDSLDLEVALGPDTGALEAGGSPGLEDVLPVLQQADELHQGGEQGRREGFQLLLNNKLAYGSRQDFLWRLARAYSDMCELTEEVSEKKSYALNGKEEAEAALEKGDENADCHLWYAVLCGQLAEHEGIQRRIQSGFSFKEHVDKAIALQPENPMAHFLLGRWCYQVSHLGWLEKKTATALFESPLSATVQDALQSFLKAEELQPGFSKAGRVYISKCYRELGKNSEARQWMKLALELPDVTNEDSAFQKDLEELEVILGE; this is encoded by the exons ATGGAAGAGACCCAGAGAGTGGCTCGGCGGCGAAGGTTCCCATTTGCCCGGGAGAGGAGTGACTCTACTGGCTCCAGTTCCGTCTACTTCACGGCCACCTCGGGAGTCACATTCACAGATGCTGAGAGTGAAGGGGG TTACACAACAGCCAACGCTGAGTCTGACTACGAGCGGGACTCTGACAGGGACAGTGATGACGGGGAAGATGAAGTAAGCTGTGAGACCGTGAAGATGGGAAGAAAGGATTCTCTGGACCTGGAGGTGGCTTTGGGTCCAGACACGGGAgccctggaggctggaggctCCCCTGGCCTGGAGGATGTTCTGCCCGTCCTGCAGCAGGCGGATGAGCTGCACCAGGGCGGTGAGCAGGGCAGGCGGGAGGGCTTCCAGCTGCTGCTCAACAACAAGCTGGCG TATGGAAGCCGGCAGGACTTTCTCTGGCGCCTGGCCCGGGCCTACAGTGACATGTGCGAGCTCACTGAGGAGGTGAGCGAGAAGAAGTCATATGCCCTAAATG GAAAAGAAGAAGCGGAGGCCGCTCTGGAGAAGGGAGATGAGAATGCTGACTGTCACctgtg GTATGCGGTGCTTTGTGGTCAGCTGGCTGAGCATGAGGGCATCCAGAGGCGCATCCAGAGTGGCTTTAGCTTCAAG GAGCATGTGGACAAAGCCATTGCTCTCCAGCCAGAAAACCCCATGGCTCACTTTCTCCTTGGCAGGTGGTGCTACCAG GTCTCTCACCTGGGCTGGCTAGAAAAAAAAACTGCTACAGCCTTGTTTGAAAGCCCTCTCAGTGCCACTGTGCAGGATGCCCTCCAGAGCTTCCTAAAG GCTGAAGAACTACAGCCAGGATTTTCCAAAGCAGGAAGGGTATATATTTCCAAG TGCTACAGAGAACTAGGAAAGAACTCTGAAGCTAGACAGTGGATGAAGCTGGCCCTGGAGCTGCCAGATGTCACTAATGAG GATTCAGCTTTCCAGAAGGACCTAGAAGAATTGGAAGTAATTTTAGGAGAATAA